CATCCCTTAGAGACGAGTAAGTAATACGCAATATTGTCCAGTCTTTCGTAGAAATTCGCTCTAGATCGATTGCTCCATGGAGATTATCATCGCTACGTCGTTCTCTACCtcgattttctctttctttctttctttcccccgTTGTCGCTCGCATGATCGCCATCTTCCATAAAACAATCGCGCGTGACGgtgtataataatcttttgtaAAAAACGGCACACATCGACGTACGTACGATAGAAAAAGTTAATCTgttaaacttataaaaatatattatacaagttGAAGGTAGCAAGCGGGAAGCGGTCGTTGGCGCGTCGGCCGAACAAAAccggaggaagaagaagaagaagcgccAACGATCGCCTCCCTTCCCTGACTTAATTATATCTCTGAGCGTATATACCATCATCGTCGAACTCAGTCGCGGGCGTTTGCAAAATTCTCCTTAAACTATTCCTAAATTTAAGTCcgccttcccttccctccagGAGGAAGGAAAGCCTCGGATCGAACCTAAATCTAAATATCTCTAACAACTGTAACAGAAGTGGAACGGTTTTTGCAGGATACGCGTGGCTTCGAGCGCGAAGGACGACTCCGATCCGAGAATtcctttgtctctctctctctctctctctctccctctctcgcaCGCGCGCATTCTTTCCCATTCTTTCTCATTCTCTCGCCCACGTCCTTCTCAAACACATCTCATCCTCGGCTTGTCGCACCCCCATGTCGTCGACGTGTCGCGACTATTTTAAGTTAACAAGCTCACGGGCCGCCAACACGTGACGCGATTACGCGGATATTCTCGACGAGTCGCGGATTATGGTAATAAGGGATGATAGTAGACGGGTTTGCGACTTTTCTCCATCACGTAGAACGCCTTCGGCTTCCCGTTTCCGGGGAAATTCTTGTGGATGCTTGTCGACCCGGATTTGCCTGTGATCGGTGCGTAGTACGACATGGCTGCCTTCTTCCGGTGTTTCTTCACCTTGGCAGTGTTCCTCGCCCCGTGAAGCTCGTTCGTCAAGTGGATCCTGTGCACGCCCGAATCGTCCAGCCTGTACGTCTTGTTGCTCGTCCCGACGTTGTTACCCTTCTTCGTCGACTTTTTGTCCTCGTGCTCGGGATAGCTCAGCCTCTTGTCGTTGTTCCTCACGTGCTTCGAGGGATTGCCACCGCCACTgttgccgccgccgccgccgctctGGCGAATCTTCCCGTTGTCAcccaaatatttcttcttctcctggACAGAGAGATCCTGATTACCTTGTTGTTGGCGAGCACCGTCCTCGAAATTCTTCGACGACGAGCCTTGATACTTCTTCGAGACGTCCAACTTCTTCTTTGCTTGCTCCATCTTCATCTGAGCGTGAAGCCTCTTCTTCTCGCTGATCTTCTTCACCACCGGCAGATTCCAATGATAGATCTTGGCGGGTTTTCCGTTCCCTTGAAATCCTACGGGGAAATTTGGCCCGGTCTTGGTCACCTTCTCGTCTTTCACGTTCTTGTGCGGCTTGGTGATGGTGTAGTACGGTGGACTGGCCGGAAGCTTGACTATGTATACGTGGCTGTCTCGATGACCGTGTCTACGGCTATACGGCTGATGAATTCTCGTCTGGGAGTTTAGTCCAGGTGGTTCGGGACCTGCCAGCCGTTTCTTGTGGTGTCCATCGGGAATCTGAAGCGGCGCGAGACCGAGCCGATTCAAAATCGCCGCGTTGCTCGTGTGAACCGTCTCGAAGTTAGTTATCGTCTGTTCGGACGCGATCACCAAGACGGCGGCGCACGACAGGAACACCAGCGTGCAACCGAGTAATCTGAAACAGAAAAAGGAAACAGGTTAGTACATCTGAAAGTATTCCATATTTTCGAACGGAACTTACTTTGCAACGAGAAACCATTTCCCTTCGACTTCTCATCGAATCTCTTTTCAAACGGTTCCACGTCGCGACGAAACGATGCGAACATTTTCAACGTGTATTCAAACAAAAGGGAACGAGAGAAATATACATCGAGGATCTTGGTCTAATATCATTCACGCGCAATGCTTTCGACCAAACGACAATAAAAGACGAGAACCAAAGCGAGAACGGCCTCGTGAACGGAAGAAGACAGCGTATGCCATCAATTCCGCAACCGTGTAGCGCGCGCAAGGTGAATATCAAAGACACGGGGAGAGATCCGAGATCCCTGTCACCTTAGAAGACGATCCATCACTGGATGACAAGTGGCGCGAgtctaaaaagaaagaaaaaaaaagagagagaacaaTCC
This region of Apis mellifera strain DH4 linkage group LG14, Amel_HAv3.1, whole genome shotgun sequence genomic DNA includes:
- the LOC100576814 gene encoding uncharacterized protein LOC100576814 isoform X2 codes for the protein MCTIARLLGCTLVFLSCAAVLVIASEQTITNFETVHTSNAAILNRLGLAPLQIPDGHHKKRLAGPEPPGLNSQTRIHQPYSRRHGHRDSHVYIVKLPASPPYYTITKPHKNVKDEKVTKTGPNFPVGFQGNGKPAKIYHWNLPVVKKISEKKRLHAQMKMEQAKKKLDVSKKYQGSSSKNFEDGARQQQGNQDLSVQEKKKYLGDNGKIRQSGGGGGNSGGGNPSKHVRNNDKRLSYPEHEDKKSTKKGNNVGTSNKTYRLDDSGVHRIHLTNELHGARNTAKVKKHRKKAAMSYYAPITGKSGSTSIHKNFPGNGKPKAFYVMEKSRKPVYYHPLLP
- the LOC100576814 gene encoding uncharacterized protein LOC100576814 isoform X1, producing the protein MKIPCVRSRLVSETGRWNFHKCIVIQGSGWWRCKCTVHFFVSWSALDTRFGGVAHAARHAHRCLLVPLCVGDLRLLGCTLVFLSCAAVLVIASEQTITNFETVHTSNAAILNRLGLAPLQIPDGHHKKRLAGPEPPGLNSQTRIHQPYSRRHGHRDSHVYIVKLPASPPYYTITKPHKNVKDEKVTKTGPNFPVGFQGNGKPAKIYHWNLPVVKKISEKKRLHAQMKMEQAKKKLDVSKKYQGSSSKNFEDGARQQQGNQDLSVQEKKKYLGDNGKIRQSGGGGGNSGGGNPSKHVRNNDKRLSYPEHEDKKSTKKGNNVGTSNKTYRLDDSGVHRIHLTNELHGARNTAKVKKHRKKAAMSYYAPITGKSGSTSIHKNFPGNGKPKAFYVMEKSRKPVYYHPLLP